The proteins below are encoded in one region of Micromonospora yangpuensis:
- a CDS encoding NADH-quinone oxidoreductase subunit M: MSNFPFLSVLTVAPLVGALVVALLPRSRPVLAKQVALGWSLLVLVLSVVMWVTFQVDGDRFQFRESYPWIPNWGVSFTFAADGIALVMLMLIAILVPLVILASWHDAEASKRSIPVYFALLLVLESTMIGVFAAADVFLFYVFFEVMLVPMYFLIGSYGGHQRQYAAVKFFLYSLVGGLFMLAAVIGLWVVGGKTFDWQTLSQVDISTGTERWLFLGFFVAFAIKAPFFPFHTWLPDAGGAAPAGAAALLVGVLDKVGTFGILRYCLPLFPDAAKWFAPYALALGVIGIIYAALLAIGQNDLKRLVAYTSIAHFGFIGVGIFAFTTQAGTGAVLYMLNHGLATGLLFLVVGMLVTRRGSALITDFGGAGKLVPLLAGVLFFAGLASLALPGTAPFVSEFLVLIGTFTVNKPVAVIATLGIILAAAYVLWMVQRTTQGTLNPALTEVEGMRKDLNLREKVVVAPLIALIIVLGFYPKPVTDVINPAVQATMNDIGRTDPAPTVGGVQEASR; this comes from the coding sequence GGCCGGTCCTGGCCAAGCAGGTGGCGCTGGGCTGGTCGCTGCTGGTGCTGGTGCTCTCGGTGGTCATGTGGGTCACCTTCCAGGTCGACGGCGACCGGTTCCAGTTCCGCGAGTCGTACCCGTGGATCCCGAACTGGGGGGTCAGCTTCACCTTCGCCGCCGACGGCATCGCGCTGGTGATGCTGATGCTGATCGCGATCCTGGTGCCGCTGGTGATCCTCGCCTCCTGGCACGACGCCGAGGCGTCGAAGCGCTCGATCCCGGTCTACTTCGCCCTGCTGCTGGTCCTGGAAAGCACCATGATCGGCGTCTTCGCCGCCGCCGACGTGTTCCTGTTCTACGTGTTCTTCGAGGTCATGCTGGTGCCGATGTACTTCCTGATCGGCAGCTACGGCGGCCACCAGCGGCAGTACGCGGCGGTGAAGTTCTTCCTCTACTCGCTGGTCGGCGGCCTCTTCATGCTGGCCGCGGTGATCGGCCTCTGGGTGGTCGGCGGCAAGACCTTCGACTGGCAAACGCTGAGCCAGGTGGACATCTCCACCGGCACCGAGCGCTGGCTCTTCCTGGGCTTCTTCGTCGCGTTCGCGATCAAGGCACCGTTCTTCCCGTTCCACACCTGGCTGCCCGACGCCGGTGGGGCCGCCCCGGCCGGGGCCGCCGCGCTGCTGGTGGGGGTCCTGGACAAGGTGGGCACCTTCGGCATCCTGCGGTACTGCCTGCCGCTCTTCCCGGACGCGGCCAAGTGGTTCGCCCCGTACGCGCTGGCGCTGGGCGTGATCGGCATCATCTACGCCGCGCTGCTGGCGATCGGACAGAACGACCTCAAGCGGCTGGTGGCGTACACCTCGATCGCGCACTTCGGGTTCATCGGGGTCGGCATCTTCGCCTTCACCACCCAGGCCGGCACCGGTGCGGTGCTGTACATGCTCAACCACGGGCTCGCCACCGGCCTGCTCTTCCTGGTGGTGGGGATGCTGGTGACCCGGCGCGGCTCGGCCCTGATCACCGACTTCGGTGGGGCCGGCAAGCTGGTGCCGCTGCTGGCCGGGGTGCTCTTCTTCGCCGGTCTGGCCTCGCTCGCGCTGCCCGGCACCGCGCCGTTCGTCTCCGAGTTCCTGGTGCTGATCGGCACCTTCACGGTGAACAAGCCGGTCGCGGTGATCGCCACGCTGGGCATCATCCTGGCCGCCGCGTACGTGCTCTGGATGGTGCAGCGCACCACGCAGGGCACCCTCAACCCGGCGCTGACCGAGGTCGAGGGGATGCGCAAGGACCTCAACCTGCGGGAGAAGGTAGTCGTCGCCCCGCTGATCGCGCTGATCATCGTGCTCGGGTTCTACCCGAAGCCGGTGACCGACGTGATCAACCCCGCCGTCCAGGCGACCATGAACGACATCGGCAGGACCGACCCCGCACCGACGGTCGGCGGCGTCCAGGAGGCCTCCCGGTGA
- the nuoN gene encoding NADH-quinone oxidoreductase subunit NuoN, protein MNELTLPSIDYTALAPILILLGAAVLGVLVEAFVPRRARHTTQLVLALLSVLAALVMVVRNADLRIIGNADDRVITIGGVIAVDGPTLFLQGTILVLAAMALLLIGERAVERGGAFVAQAAITAESPEDRQQAERSNGATEVYPLTTFAIAGMMIFVAANDLLTMFIALEVFSLPLYLLCALARRRRLLSQEAAMKYFLLGAYASAFFLFGLALVYGFTAGIPGRPAGVDFATINAAVSESPASDVLLFAGMALVSIGLLFKAAAAPFHVWTPDVYQGAPTPVTGFMAACTKVAAFGALLRVFHVAFADAAWDFTPVIGAIAVLTMLVGAVLAVTQTDIKRLLAYSSIANAGYLLVGVLAPSREGLSGTMFYLAAYGFSVLAAFAVVTLVRDADGEATHLSRWAGLGRRSPFYASIFTFILLAFAGIPLTSGFTSKFAVFGPALEADQAWLVIAGVLTSMVLAFPYLRVVVMMWLSEPGESTPTVTVPGGLTSAALAIGVVATLVLGVAPGPLLDLATGAAEFVR, encoded by the coding sequence ATGAACGAGCTCACGCTGCCGTCGATCGACTACACGGCGCTGGCTCCGATCCTGATCCTGCTGGGCGCTGCCGTGCTCGGCGTACTGGTCGAGGCCTTCGTGCCCCGGCGGGCCCGGCACACCACCCAGCTGGTGCTGGCGCTGCTGTCGGTGCTGGCCGCGCTGGTGATGGTGGTCCGCAACGCCGACCTGCGGATCATCGGTAACGCCGACGACCGGGTCATCACCATCGGCGGCGTGATCGCCGTGGACGGGCCGACCCTCTTCCTCCAGGGCACCATCCTGGTGTTGGCGGCGATGGCGCTGCTGCTGATCGGCGAGCGCGCGGTGGAGCGGGGCGGTGCCTTCGTCGCCCAGGCCGCCATCACCGCCGAGTCGCCCGAGGACCGGCAGCAGGCGGAGCGCAGCAACGGGGCCACCGAGGTGTACCCGCTGACCACGTTCGCCATCGCCGGCATGATGATCTTCGTGGCCGCGAACGACCTGCTGACCATGTTCATCGCGCTGGAGGTCTTCTCGCTGCCGCTCTACCTGCTCTGCGCGCTGGCCCGTCGCCGGCGCCTGCTGAGCCAGGAAGCGGCGATGAAGTACTTCCTGCTCGGCGCGTACGCCTCGGCGTTCTTCCTGTTCGGTCTCGCCCTGGTGTACGGCTTCACCGCCGGCATCCCCGGCCGGCCGGCCGGCGTCGACTTCGCCACCATCAACGCGGCGGTCAGCGAGTCGCCGGCCAGCGACGTGCTGCTCTTCGCCGGGATGGCGCTGGTCTCGATCGGCCTGCTGTTCAAGGCGGCGGCGGCCCCGTTCCACGTCTGGACGCCGGACGTCTACCAGGGCGCGCCGACGCCGGTCACCGGCTTCATGGCCGCCTGCACCAAGGTCGCCGCGTTCGGGGCCCTGCTGCGGGTCTTCCACGTGGCCTTCGCCGACGCCGCCTGGGACTTCACCCCGGTCATCGGGGCCATCGCGGTGCTGACCATGCTGGTCGGCGCGGTGCTGGCGGTCACCCAGACCGACATCAAGCGGCTGCTGGCGTACTCGTCGATCGCCAACGCCGGATACCTGCTGGTCGGGGTGCTCGCCCCGAGCCGGGAGGGGCTCTCCGGCACGATGTTCTACCTGGCCGCGTACGGCTTCTCGGTGCTGGCCGCGTTCGCCGTGGTGACCCTGGTCCGGGACGCCGACGGGGAGGCCACCCACCTGTCCCGCTGGGCCGGGTTGGGCCGTCGTTCGCCGTTCTACGCGTCGATCTTCACCTTCATCCTGCTGGCCTTCGCCGGTATCCCGCTCACCAGCGGCTTCACCAGCAAGTTCGCGGTCTTCGGCCCGGCGCTGGAGGCCGACCAGGCCTGGCTGGTGATCGCCGGTGTGCTGACCAGCATGGTGCTGGCCTTCCCGTACCTGCGGGTCGTGGTGATGATGTGGCTCTCCGAGCCGGGTGAGTCCACCCCCACGGTGACCGTGCCGGGCGGCCTGACCTCGGCGGCGCTCGCGATCGGCGTGGTCGCCACCCTGGTCCTCGGGGTGGCCCCCGGGCCGCTGCTCGACCTGGCCACCGGGGCGGCCGAGTTCGTCAGGTAG